A window of the Isosphaera pallida ATCC 43644 genome harbors these coding sequences:
- the ptsP gene encoding phosphoenolpyruvate--protein phosphotransferase produces the protein MAVSPGVVVGVARKVESLFATTTPEKWTTPDQAAREIERFDHAVEAATVELNLMVEKVKAEVGPAESDIFRSHLAIVRDPSLRARVHEGIKDRGLTAAGALVEVYQDYAVKFAKLGQERFRERMADIQDALQRIAAQLDLTAGVIAPSKTPAPSRFPGHLVDDTGGSDDLASSEDSTVTTRQDEPPLVLVAHELLPSQALGLGDMAIAGIVTEIGGSTSHAAILSRSKGIPAVSGVVGIMAVVKDGDPIIVDGREGLVQIRPEPESASAYRKLQREFVRIKDRLILPPERPAATQDGTPIELLANVNGPDDVIAALRAGAGGVGLFRTEYLFLAHHDFPDEDEQYEHYRRVVENAQGKPVTIRALDLGGDKSVPFLGQRHEANPALGWRSIRLVTEHARIFERQIRAILRAAAHGKVNLLFPMITHLEELKVLNRLVGDAIADLDRQGIPRGAHIKCGVMIEVPAAAIMIDAILRETEFISIGSNDLIQYLVAADRDNPKVAHLCDPLHPAVFRVIRSIIEACQRTGVPLTVCGEMAGQPRAALALLGLGARRFSMSPAFVPTIKTLLSSVSLAQAERFAHHVLQLKTSREIRAYLSDRLREVSPELAMLDFC, from the coding sequence GTGGCCGTGAGTCCGGGGGTGGTTGTGGGGGTGGCTCGCAAGGTCGAGTCCCTGTTTGCGACGACGACCCCTGAGAAATGGACCACGCCGGACCAGGCCGCTCGGGAGATCGAGCGGTTCGACCACGCCGTAGAGGCGGCCACCGTCGAACTCAACCTGATGGTCGAAAAGGTCAAAGCCGAGGTGGGTCCGGCGGAATCCGACATTTTCCGATCCCATCTGGCGATTGTTCGTGACCCATCGCTGCGGGCGCGGGTTCACGAAGGGATCAAAGATCGTGGACTGACCGCCGCGGGGGCGTTGGTGGAGGTGTACCAGGATTACGCGGTCAAGTTCGCCAAGCTCGGTCAGGAGCGGTTCCGCGAACGAATGGCCGACATTCAGGACGCGCTTCAACGCATCGCCGCCCAGCTCGACCTGACCGCGGGCGTCATCGCTCCATCCAAGACGCCCGCCCCATCGCGGTTTCCCGGCCATCTCGTCGATGACACGGGGGGGTCAGACGACTTGGCCTCGTCAGAGGACTCAACCGTGACCACCCGCCAGGACGAGCCGCCGCTCGTGTTGGTGGCCCACGAGTTGCTACCTAGCCAGGCGTTGGGCTTGGGCGACATGGCCATTGCAGGAATCGTCACCGAGATCGGCGGCAGCACCTCGCACGCGGCAATCCTGTCCCGGAGTAAAGGGATTCCAGCCGTGTCGGGGGTGGTGGGTATCATGGCCGTCGTCAAGGATGGTGATCCCATCATCGTTGATGGCCGTGAGGGATTGGTGCAGATTCGTCCCGAACCGGAGTCGGCTTCAGCTTACCGCAAGTTGCAACGCGAGTTCGTGCGAATCAAAGACCGTCTCATCCTGCCTCCGGAGCGTCCGGCCGCCACCCAAGACGGTACCCCCATCGAACTGTTGGCCAACGTCAATGGACCCGACGACGTGATCGCCGCCCTCCGCGCCGGTGCCGGCGGCGTGGGCTTGTTCCGCACCGAATACTTGTTCCTCGCCCATCACGACTTCCCCGACGAGGACGAGCAATACGAGCATTATCGCCGGGTGGTCGAAAACGCCCAAGGCAAGCCGGTCACCATCCGAGCCCTTGACCTGGGAGGCGACAAGAGCGTGCCGTTTTTGGGCCAACGTCACGAGGCCAACCCCGCGCTGGGTTGGCGGTCCATCCGGCTGGTGACCGAACACGCCCGGATCTTCGAGCGGCAGATTCGGGCGATTCTACGAGCCGCCGCCCACGGCAAGGTCAATCTGCTCTTTCCCATGATCACCCACCTGGAGGAACTCAAGGTCCTCAACCGCCTGGTGGGCGACGCGATTGCCGACCTGGACCGCCAGGGCATTCCCCGCGGCGCGCACATCAAATGCGGCGTCATGATCGAAGTACCCGCCGCCGCGATTATGATCGATGCCATTTTGCGTGAAACGGAGTTCATCTCGATTGGCTCGAACGACTTGATCCAATATCTCGTCGCCGCCGACCGGGACAACCCTAAAGTCGCTCATTTGTGCGACCCGCTGCACCCGGCGGTGTTTCGGGTGATCCGCTCGATTATCGAAGCCTGTCAACGCACCGGCGTTCCCTTAACCGTCTGCGGCGAAATGGCCGGTCAACCCCGCGCCGCCCTGGCGCTGCTGGGTCTAGGCGCGCGGCGCTTTAGCATGTCGCCGGCGTTCGTGCCCACGATCAAAACCCTGCTTTCCTCGGTCTCATTAGCCCAGGCGGAGCGGTTTGCTCATCACGTCCTTCAACTCAAGACCAGTCGAGAGATCCGCGCTTATCTTTCCGACCGACTTCGCGAGGTCTCTCCCGAACTGGCGATGCTCGACTTTTGCTGA
- a CDS encoding aldehyde dehydrogenase family protein gives MIGSSASSFCATVPTATGVVLPVIAPGSGQQVDEVRSSTPAEVEQTVAAARAAFETWSRTTWRHRRHWLKSWSQRLTDQADVWIEDLIRLHGKPRVEAIGEVLTTLEAIRWTIDHGKSVLKPRRIPPGRQRLMNIPTAEIVPNPLGVIGVWGTWNFPLYLNAPVIAQALAAGNAVVFKPSELAAATGRRLAQSWEGLDHPAGLLGLIQGDAEVGRRLAEQSLDKGVFTGGIVGGRAVLTALAARGIPAVAELSGYDPALILPDADREFTLPGLVWGSFVNAGQTCIGIKRILVVGTQTDARQWCVALATAAARLRVGDPAGSQGGAVDVGPLISNSARQRFAGFLAAAREHGAIVHQGGRVLEERAGWFVAPTVLEAGPDPDAVEQALAGCFGPLVLVRSHPTCEAAIDAINRGDYGLGASVWGRDLKAARLVAQRLRVGMVTINDVIAPTAHAGAPFGGVRASGYGRTHGADGLREFVHQKTLYVRPARGWRPQVYPYHDRLTRLLRGLLRILHH, from the coding sequence ATGATCGGCTCATCCGCTTCGTCGTTCTGCGCGACCGTCCCCACCGCCACTGGCGTTGTCTTGCCCGTCATCGCGCCGGGAAGTGGTCAACAGGTAGACGAGGTGCGTTCCAGCACACCCGCCGAGGTGGAGCAAACCGTGGCGGCGGCCCGCGCCGCGTTCGAGACCTGGTCCCGAACCACCTGGCGTCATCGCCGTCATTGGCTCAAGTCCTGGTCCCAGCGTCTGACCGACCAAGCCGACGTTTGGATCGAGGATCTGATTCGTCTGCACGGCAAGCCGCGCGTCGAGGCGATCGGCGAGGTGTTGACTACCCTGGAGGCAATCCGTTGGACCATTGACCACGGCAAGTCAGTCCTCAAGCCGCGCCGGATTCCCCCCGGTCGGCAGCGCCTAATGAACATCCCCACGGCAGAAATCGTGCCGAACCCGTTGGGCGTGATCGGGGTGTGGGGCACCTGGAACTTCCCTTTATACCTCAACGCGCCGGTGATCGCTCAGGCGCTGGCGGCAGGGAACGCGGTCGTGTTCAAGCCGTCGGAATTGGCAGCAGCAACCGGTCGGCGGTTGGCCCAATCCTGGGAGGGTTTGGATCATCCGGCCGGACTTCTCGGGCTGATTCAGGGCGACGCCGAAGTCGGTCGCCGTTTGGCTGAACAATCTCTTGACAAAGGAGTGTTCACAGGTGGAATTGTTGGCGGCCGTGCGGTGTTGACGGCACTGGCGGCGCGGGGCATTCCGGCGGTGGCTGAGTTATCCGGTTATGATCCGGCGTTGATTCTCCCCGATGCGGATCGGGAGTTCACCTTGCCCGGGTTGGTTTGGGGGTCGTTTGTTAATGCCGGGCAAACGTGCATTGGAATCAAGCGGATTCTCGTGGTGGGCACGCAGACCGACGCGCGGCAATGGTGCGTCGCCCTGGCCACGGCGGCGGCCCGCTTGCGGGTGGGTGATCCGGCGGGATCGCAGGGTGGCGCGGTTGATGTGGGACCGTTGATTTCCAATTCCGCCCGTCAACGGTTCGCCGGGTTTTTGGCCGCCGCGCGGGAACACGGCGCCATTGTCCATCAGGGTGGCCGAGTGCTTGAGGAACGCGCAGGCTGGTTCGTCGCGCCGACCGTGCTGGAAGCCGGTCCCGACCCCGACGCCGTGGAGCAAGCGTTAGCGGGGTGTTTCGGTCCGTTGGTGCTGGTCCGAAGTCATCCCACCTGCGAGGCGGCTATCGACGCAATCAATCGCGGTGACTACGGCTTGGGGGCGTCGGTCTGGGGCCGCGACCTAAAGGCCGCGCGGCTGGTCGCCCAACGCTTGCGGGTGGGGATGGTCACGATCAACGACGTGATCGCTCCCACCGCTCACGCCGGAGCGCCATTTGGGGGAGTACGTGCCAGCGGCTATGGACGAACCCACGGGGCCGACGGCCTCCGCGAGTTCGTCCACCAGAAAACCCTGTATGTGCGACCGGCCCGGGGATGGCGACCCCAGGTTTATCCCTATCACGATCGCTTGACCCGGCTCTTGCGGGGGCTCCTGCGCATCCTTCACCACTGA
- the rpsU gene encoding 30S ribosomal protein S21 has translation MVKLRVRTGETIQEAVKRFRKLCERSGLRKEMRRKAYYEKPSERRRREELKRLRKARQSSARV, from the coding sequence GTGGTTAAACTTCGGGTGCGGACGGGCGAGACGATTCAAGAAGCGGTCAAGCGATTCCGTAAGCTCTGTGAACGCAGCGGCTTACGCAAAGAAATGCGACGCAAAGCCTACTATGAGAAGCCCAGTGAGCGCCGTCGCCGCGAGGAACTCAAACGGTTGCGGAAGGCTCGTCAATCCTCGGCCCGAGTCTAA
- a CDS encoding class I SAM-dependent methyltransferase → MSRRAASDSPKPGFTVPASPTNPDARDQGRAWSRHAERYEELFLDPFRPGVTNPLLELLEARPQRRDETVADLGCGTGPLLPWLLERFGRVIALDFAPGMIEASRQRLGPEARRVEFLQRSMEQLDDFEGTLDVAVAFNSVVMPDTRVIDRTLVAIRRALKPGGVFAAILPAMDAILYHTMLLYELGLERGGQPEEAARFAALHAEHSQYDFALGRFTYLGLRQKFWHPFEIEWRFARAGFVQVELVKVLYPWDDQFAQAEALQDQPRTWDWGVLARPHADPTEGRPSTPDSPPPQRQHARSPTKHRASSEPSA, encoded by the coding sequence ATGAGCCGTCGCGCCGCTTCCGACTCGCCCAAACCCGGATTCACCGTCCCTGCTTCCCCAACCAATCCCGACGCCCGCGATCAGGGCCGGGCCTGGAGCCGTCACGCCGAGCGTTATGAAGAATTGTTTCTTGACCCGTTTCGTCCCGGTGTGACCAACCCCCTCTTGGAGCTTTTGGAAGCGCGCCCCCAGCGTCGAGACGAAACCGTCGCCGACCTCGGCTGCGGCACCGGCCCTCTGCTGCCCTGGCTTCTGGAGCGGTTCGGCAGAGTCATTGCGTTGGATTTCGCCCCCGGCATGATCGAAGCCTCTCGTCAACGCTTGGGACCGGAGGCGCGCCGCGTCGAGTTCCTCCAACGCAGCATGGAGCAACTCGACGATTTCGAGGGGACGTTGGATGTCGCGGTCGCGTTCAACTCGGTCGTTATGCCCGACACCCGGGTCATCGACCGCACCTTGGTGGCAATCCGGCGCGCTCTCAAACCCGGCGGGGTGTTCGCCGCGATTCTCCCCGCGATGGACGCAATCCTTTATCACACAATGCTACTTTACGAACTTGGACTGGAGCGCGGCGGTCAGCCCGAGGAAGCCGCCCGTTTCGCCGCTCTTCATGCCGAACATAGCCAATATGACTTCGCCCTGGGACGATTCACCTATCTGGGTTTGCGGCAAAAATTCTGGCATCCCTTCGAGATTGAGTGGCGGTTCGCCCGCGCGGGTTTCGTCCAAGTTGAACTGGTCAAAGTGCTTTATCCCTGGGACGATCAGTTCGCTCAGGCCGAGGCGCTTCAAGACCAACCGCGCACCTGGGACTGGGGCGTGCTGGCTCGCCCCCATGCCGATCCCACGGAGGGTCGCCCTTCGACTCCCGACTCCCCCCCACCCCAACGCCAACATGCCAGATCCCCGACCAAACACCGCGCTTCCTCCGAGCCGTCGGCATGA
- a CDS encoding endo-1,4-beta-xylanase, with product MGTHKFRLPPSDILTPPVEVRRGYLVGPDRTPIRTMIEVRPGQLLCHRDITDSGRLQLPWPIPGHGLPVVGTATLSERATPYDLVVELARGRLNDLRNQIADWSHHLGMSLSPDLRDMMRESQRLFSQAALAQDDPETSHRLAEASLIKSFEAGELATRAYARLLLDLRHQHQAKLPTLLGCQLDGDPQGQPWAVWLPRVVNAARVHADWNAVSPAEGQYLWNVLDAQMEYARGHNLTITAGPLIELRSPAWPDWLVEHQNDPQTMLDIMLDWVRANLVRYRGKVAVWNLVSRIGSPDALGLSEEEQIEVAARIVQTARTVDPHAQLIVEFDRPWAESLGAPSATHQYPPLHLGDYLARNELGLSGIGLEIAVGYAPPGGLMRDLLEFSKLLDLYSLLNMPLHLTFAVPSAVSNLNDADTLVTSPAELAQGFSTVAEGTVLDHHWPEPPTEATQRDFASDWVELAVSKPYVRSITWIAASDASPCPYPASGLFRADGSPKPIVEWLAQFRTNHLA from the coding sequence ATGGGAACACATAAATTCCGCCTACCACCAAGCGACATCTTGACCCCCCCCGTTGAAGTGCGCCGCGGCTACCTGGTCGGCCCGGACCGGACTCCAATCCGCACCATGATCGAGGTGCGTCCCGGTCAACTCCTCTGTCATCGCGACATCACCGACAGCGGACGCCTGCAACTGCCCTGGCCCATCCCTGGTCACGGTCTGCCGGTCGTTGGTACCGCCACCCTCTCTGAACGCGCCACCCCTTACGATCTGGTGGTCGAACTCGCCCGCGGACGGCTCAACGACCTGCGTAACCAAATCGCCGACTGGTCGCATCATCTCGGGATGTCGCTTTCTCCCGACCTACGGGATATGATGCGTGAATCGCAACGTCTGTTCAGCCAAGCCGCCCTCGCTCAAGATGATCCCGAGACCTCGCACCGTCTGGCCGAGGCAAGTCTGATCAAATCGTTCGAGGCCGGCGAACTTGCTACCCGAGCCTACGCGCGACTGCTTTTGGACCTCCGGCATCAGCATCAAGCCAAGCTCCCCACGCTGTTGGGCTGTCAGCTCGACGGCGATCCCCAGGGCCAACCCTGGGCCGTCTGGTTGCCTCGGGTCGTCAACGCCGCGCGGGTTCACGCTGACTGGAACGCGGTCTCCCCCGCCGAAGGCCAGTACCTCTGGAATGTGCTGGATGCCCAGATGGAATACGCCCGCGGCCACAACCTAACCATCACTGCCGGGCCCTTGATCGAACTGCGGTCCCCCGCCTGGCCCGATTGGTTGGTCGAACACCAGAACGACCCCCAGACCATGCTCGACATCATGCTCGACTGGGTCCGGGCTAACCTGGTACGCTACCGGGGCAAGGTCGCCGTCTGGAACCTCGTCTCACGCATCGGCTCCCCCGACGCGCTGGGTCTTTCCGAAGAGGAACAGATCGAAGTGGCCGCCCGCATCGTCCAAACCGCCCGCACCGTCGATCCCCACGCCCAACTCATCGTGGAGTTCGACCGCCCTTGGGCCGAATCGCTCGGCGCACCTTCGGCGACCCATCAATATCCTCCACTCCACCTAGGCGACTACCTGGCCCGCAACGAATTGGGACTCTCGGGGATCGGTCTGGAAATCGCCGTCGGCTACGCCCCCCCCGGCGGCTTGATGCGCGACCTTCTGGAGTTCTCCAAACTTCTTGATCTCTACTCACTCTTGAACATGCCGCTGCATCTTACCTTCGCCGTCCCCTCGGCGGTTTCCAACCTCAACGACGCCGACACCCTGGTGACCTCGCCGGCCGAACTGGCCCAAGGGTTCAGCACGGTCGCCGAAGGCACCGTGTTGGACCACCACTGGCCCGAACCCCCCACCGAGGCGACTCAACGCGACTTCGCCTCGGACTGGGTTGAACTGGCCGTTTCCAAGCCCTACGTCCGCTCGATCACTTGGATCGCCGCCTCCGATGCCAGTCCTTGCCCCTATCCCGCTAGCGGACTTTTCCGCGCCGATGGTTCCCCCAAACCGATCGTGGAATGGCTCGCCCAGTTCCGCACCAACCATCTGGCATGA
- a CDS encoding 2-hydroxyacid dehydrogenase, which produces MPQRVFITRLLPDPGLSVVAAAADEVDHHALDEALPADEIRRRVVGASAMICMLTDAIDATILEAAAQGGCGLVANVAAGYNNIDVAAATRLGILVTNTPGVLTEATADLAFALILAVARRVVEGDRVMRRGAFTGWSPFYMLGTEVSGSTLGLIGPGRIAEAVARRARGFGMALIHHGRRPAPALEALGSRPVALNDLLETADFVSLHTPLTPDTHHLINASALARMKPTAILINTARGPVVDEAALVEALRRGQIAGAGLDVYEREPLMAEGLAECPNTVLLPHLGSATRTTRGAMAATAAANVAAWLRGERPPHLVNPEVWEARAVKGTADVGRSGTHGNT; this is translated from the coding sequence TTGCCGCAACGAGTTTTCATCACCCGTCTCCTGCCCGATCCGGGATTGAGCGTCGTCGCCGCCGCAGCCGACGAGGTCGATCACCACGCGCTTGACGAAGCCCTACCCGCCGACGAGATTCGTCGGCGGGTAGTGGGGGCGTCGGCGATGATTTGCATGTTGACCGACGCGATCGACGCGACCATCCTGGAAGCGGCCGCCCAAGGCGGTTGCGGCCTCGTAGCCAACGTGGCAGCAGGCTACAACAACATCGACGTGGCAGCGGCGACCCGTTTGGGCATCCTGGTGACCAACACCCCCGGGGTTCTCACCGAAGCCACCGCAGACCTGGCCTTCGCCTTGATTCTAGCGGTCGCCCGCCGGGTGGTTGAGGGGGACCGGGTCATGCGTCGCGGCGCGTTCACTGGGTGGAGTCCGTTCTACATGCTGGGAACTGAGGTTTCCGGCTCCACCCTAGGTCTGATCGGTCCCGGACGAATCGCCGAGGCGGTGGCCCGTCGCGCCCGAGGCTTTGGGATGGCCCTCATTCACCACGGTCGCCGCCCTGCGCCAGCCCTTGAGGCGCTGGGATCGCGGCCGGTCGCACTGAACGACCTTTTGGAGACGGCCGACTTCGTGAGCTTGCACACGCCTTTGACACCGGACACCCACCATTTGATCAACGCCTCGGCACTGGCTCGGATGAAACCGACCGCGATCCTAATCAACACCGCCCGCGGTCCGGTGGTGGACGAGGCGGCGTTGGTCGAAGCGCTGCGGCGCGGTCAAATCGCCGGGGCGGGTTTGGATGTGTACGAGCGGGAGCCCCTGATGGCCGAGGGATTGGCAGAGTGCCCCAACACGGTTTTGCTGCCCCACCTTGGCAGCGCCACGCGGACGACACGGGGAGCGATGGCGGCGACCGCTGCGGCCAACGTGGCCGCCTGGCTTCGAGGGGAACGGCCCCCTCATTTGGTCAATCCCGAGGTCTGGGAGGCCCGGGCGGTCAAGGGCACGGCAGACGTCGGGAGGTCGGGGACTCATGGGAACACATAA